In a genomic window of Venatoribacter cucullus:
- a CDS encoding GGDEF domain-containing protein, which produces MSLARLMLILPLLLCLILFATGVPRMAGWVADSGTLLVVVLGAGGALLLVLAQVFNQGRIGHMALLVLASFALQHYGLPAPGVAYSGPAYWLLFWLALLLPLNIVLIRWLPEYRPWSVGALSWPVLLLVQLVLVWAVPRSPLFVDAYSWVQSWQLQAGGGGLPLPAWMSATLAAGILLTRLPRQPDTVLAMLGVLLLQALAFYFAASAGAPLLAALLSLLLLLVALLIHNHQLAFVDELTGIPGRRALLNDLRHRHGRYTLVMADIDHFKSFNDTHGHDVGDDVLRLVASQLRLVGGGGKAFRYGGEEFTLVFGSDDLKEVTAEVDRLRESIAVYPLVVRNKAGRPADNRSGKQQRGRQPKDKVLHVTMSFGVALRQPGEESEMLMKRADKALYKAKQNGRNRVERAR; this is translated from the coding sequence GTGTCGCTTGCCCGCCTGATGTTGATTCTGCCGCTGCTGCTGTGCCTTATCCTCTTTGCCACCGGCGTACCGCGCATGGCCGGCTGGGTGGCTGACTCCGGCACCTTGCTGGTGGTGGTGCTGGGTGCCGGCGGGGCATTACTGCTGGTATTGGCACAGGTGTTTAACCAGGGCCGCATTGGTCACATGGCATTATTGGTGCTGGCCAGCTTCGCGTTGCAGCACTATGGCTTACCGGCACCGGGCGTGGCGTACAGCGGGCCGGCGTATTGGCTGTTGTTCTGGCTGGCGCTGCTGCTGCCGCTGAACATTGTTCTTATCCGCTGGCTGCCGGAATACCGGCCCTGGTCGGTCGGGGCGCTGAGCTGGCCGGTGTTGTTGCTGGTGCAGCTGGTGCTGGTGTGGGCGGTACCGCGCAGCCCGTTATTTGTTGATGCGTACAGCTGGGTGCAGAGCTGGCAATTGCAGGCGGGTGGTGGTGGATTGCCGTTACCTGCCTGGATGTCTGCCACATTGGCCGCCGGTATTTTGCTTACCCGTCTGCCGCGCCAGCCCGATACCGTACTGGCCATGCTGGGCGTGCTGTTATTACAGGCACTGGCGTTTTATTTTGCCGCCAGTGCAGGTGCGCCGTTGCTGGCGGCGCTGCTGTCGTTATTGTTGTTACTGGTGGCTTTGCTGATTCATAACCATCAGCTGGCTTTTGTGGATGAACTCACCGGCATTCCCGGCCGCCGCGCACTGCTGAACGATCTGCGCCATCGCCATGGCCGCTACACACTGGTAATGGCCGATATTGATCATTTCAAATCCTTTAACGATACCCATGGCCACGATGTCGGCGATGATGTGCTGCGCCTGGTCGCCAGCCAGCTGCGTCTGGTCGGCGGCGGTGGCAAGGCATTCCGTTATGGCGGCGAAGAATTCACTCTGGTGTTTGGCAGTGACGACCTGAAAGAGGTAACGGCCGAAGTCGACCGGCTGCGAGAAAGCATTGCCGTTTACCCGCTGGTGGTGCGCAATAAAGCCGGTCGCCCGGCCGATAACCGCAGTGGTAAACAACAGCGCGGCCGTCAGCCGAAAGACAAAGTGCTGCACGTCACCATGAGTTTTGGGGTGGCGTTGCGGCAGCCGGGTGAAGAGAGTGAAATGTTAATGAAACGCGCCGACAAAGCACTGTACAAGGCCAAACAAAATGGCCGCAACCGGGTAGAGCGGGCACGCTGA
- the nth gene encoding endonuclease III: MNKEKRTEIFRRLREHNPEPRTELEYSTPFELLIAVLLSAQATDVSVNKATRKLYPVANTPESILALGEDGLKDYIKTIGLFNSKASNVIKLCRMLIDQHGSEVPQTREALEALPGVGRKTANVVLNTAFGQPTIAVDTHIFRVSNRTKIAPGKNVDEVEQRLIRLVPAEFRLDAHHWLILHGRYTCVARKPKCGACIIEDLCEYKQKTSD, encoded by the coding sequence ATGAACAAAGAAAAACGCACCGAAATTTTCCGCCGCCTGCGTGAACACAACCCGGAACCGCGCACCGAACTGGAATACAGCACGCCGTTTGAATTACTGATTGCGGTGTTGTTGTCAGCGCAGGCCACGGACGTAAGCGTCAATAAAGCCACGCGCAAACTCTACCCGGTGGCCAATACCCCGGAGAGCATTCTGGCGCTGGGCGAAGACGGCCTGAAGGATTACATCAAAACCATCGGCCTGTTTAACAGCAAAGCCAGCAACGTGATAAAGCTGTGCCGCATGTTAATTGACCAGCATGGCAGCGAAGTGCCGCAAACCCGCGAGGCGCTGGAAGCGCTGCCCGGGGTAGGGCGGAAAACCGCGAACGTGGTGCTGAACACCGCCTTTGGTCAGCCCACCATTGCTGTTGATACCCATATTTTCCGGGTGTCGAACCGCACCAAAATTGCGCCGGGAAAAAATGTGGATGAAGTGGAGCAGCGGTTAATCCGGCTGGTGCCGGCCGAATTCCGGCTGGATGCCCACCACTGGCTGATTCTGCATGGCCGTTATACCTGTGTGGCGCGCAAACCCAAATGCGGTGCCTGTATTATTGAAGATCTGTGTGAATACAAACAAAAAACATCTGACTGA
- the gloA gene encoding lactoylglutathione lyase: protein MRLLHTMLRVGDLKRSVEFYTQVMGMTLLRQHDNEEYKYSLAFVGYQPESAGAVIELTYNWGVTEYELGTAYGHIALEVDNAAESCERIRNNGGRVTREAGPVKGGSTVIAFVEDPDGYKIELIEKKSIASGQF, encoded by the coding sequence ATGAGACTGTTGCATACCATGCTGCGCGTAGGCGATTTAAAACGCTCGGTTGAGTTTTACACCCAGGTGATGGGCATGACCTTGCTGCGCCAGCACGACAACGAAGAATATAAATACAGCCTGGCCTTTGTGGGGTATCAGCCGGAAAGCGCAGGCGCGGTGATTGAACTCACCTACAACTGGGGCGTTACGGAATATGAGCTGGGCACCGCCTACGGCCATATTGCGCTGGAAGTGGATAACGCTGCGGAATCCTGTGAACGTATCCGCAATAACGGTGGCCGGGTAACCCGCGAAGCCGGCCCGGTAAAAGGCGGCAGTACCGTCATTGCGTTTGTAGAAGATCCGGATGGCTACAAAATTGAATTAATCGAGAAAAAATCCATCGCCAGCGGACAATTCTGA
- the rfbC gene encoding dTDP-4-dehydrorhamnose 3,5-epimerase: protein MQITRAGRFADVYVLTPPVYSDERGFFMESFRASWLHDIAPGVQFVQDNHSFSHAGVLRGLHYQLQQPQGKLVRVMRGRILDVVVDMRAASPTFGQWERVELSAANRCQLWIPPGYAHGFYTLEDADCLYRCSDYYHAASERVLRWDDPQLAIQWPAAQPLVSAKDQQGVAFAEADYFTEPGLL from the coding sequence ATGCAGATTACCCGCGCCGGCCGCTTCGCCGATGTGTACGTACTGACGCCGCCGGTGTACAGCGACGAGCGCGGGTTTTTTATGGAAAGCTTCCGCGCCAGCTGGCTGCATGATATCGCGCCCGGTGTGCAGTTTGTGCAGGATAACCACTCGTTTTCCCACGCGGGTGTGCTGCGCGGTTTGCATTATCAGCTGCAGCAGCCACAGGGCAAACTGGTGCGGGTAATGCGCGGCCGCATTCTGGATGTGGTGGTGGATATGCGCGCAGCATCACCCACCTTCGGGCAATGGGAGCGCGTCGAATTATCCGCCGCCAACCGCTGCCAGTTATGGATACCGCCGGGTTATGCCCACGGCTTTTACACACTGGAAGACGCCGATTGTTTATACCGCTGCAGCGATTATTACCACGCCGCCAGCGAGCGGGTATTGCGCTGGGATGATCCGCAGCTGGCTATTCAATGGCCGGCAGCACAGCCGCTGGTGTCGGCCAAAGATCAACAGGGCGTGGCCTTTGCTGAAGCCGATTATTTTACCGAACCCGGGCTGCTTTAA
- the rfbD gene encoding dTDP-4-dehydrorhamnose reductase, protein MRVLMTGAGGQLGQALLALPPRADTEWLLFTRAQLDITDRQTVQRLVAKYRPDVIINTAAYTGVDKAETDSEQAFTVNAKGPEILAQVCTEHQVALVQLSTDFVFSGTATQPYTEVDTTDPQSVYGRSKLAGEQAVLTSPGVQALVLRTSWLCSRYGDNFVKTLLAKMQQGQHLQVVNDQIGSFTLADDLAGWIVELLPLLRQGKLPPLLHAANSGQCSWYDLAVAIQKTAVEQGVLQQPVAITPVSTAAYSAGKTLAPRPAYSALDNHLLSHYLPQPPQSWQQALARCVAGLHTSSDKHS, encoded by the coding sequence ATGCGCGTCTTAATGACCGGTGCCGGTGGTCAGTTAGGGCAGGCGTTACTGGCCTTACCGCCTCGCGCCGATACCGAATGGCTACTGTTCACCCGGGCGCAACTGGATATTACCGACCGGCAAACTGTGCAGCGTTTGGTGGCAAAATACCGCCCGGATGTGATCATTAATACCGCTGCTTATACCGGCGTGGATAAAGCCGAAACGGATAGCGAACAGGCCTTTACTGTGAATGCTAAGGGGCCGGAAATACTGGCACAGGTTTGTACTGAACATCAGGTCGCGCTAGTGCAGCTGTCCACCGATTTTGTTTTTTCCGGAACCGCGACTCAGCCCTATACCGAAGTGGATACAACCGACCCGCAGTCCGTCTACGGGCGCAGCAAACTGGCCGGTGAGCAGGCTGTTTTAACATCGCCCGGTGTGCAGGCGCTGGTGCTGCGCACCAGTTGGCTGTGTAGCCGTTACGGAGATAATTTTGTCAAAACCCTGCTGGCCAAAATGCAGCAGGGGCAGCACCTGCAGGTGGTTAATGATCAGATTGGTTCCTTTACTTTGGCCGATGATCTGGCTGGCTGGATCGTGGAATTATTACCGCTGCTGCGGCAGGGAAAATTGCCGCCGTTATTACACGCGGCCAACAGCGGTCAGTGCAGTTGGTACGACCTGGCGGTGGCTATACAGAAAACAGCCGTAGAACAAGGTGTATTACAGCAGCCGGTAGCCATTACCCCTGTAAGTACGGCCGCTTACAGCGCCGGTAAAACGCTTGCGCCACGGCCGGCGTATAGCGCGCTGGATAACCATTTATTAAGTCATTATCTGCCCCAGCCACCGCAATCCTGGCAGCAGGCGTTAGCGCGCTGCGTGGCCGGTTTACATACATCTTCGGATAAACATTCATGA